The Procambarus clarkii isolate CNS0578487 chromosome 57, FALCON_Pclarkii_2.0, whole genome shotgun sequence genome has a segment encoding these proteins:
- the RhoGEF64C gene encoding serine-rich adhesin for platelets isoform X1, whose protein sequence is MESTRVYYEHPAAHANLPPRDYGGSVTPAKARRSWSDVLKFRSHTKDRHLTQVTGNAPPSTMPPPPPPSHSYMAEYRQKYGAYNGTVGRSSYQAMTVVKSISPPQIPPSASLQKGYPSHGYPTNGYAKHVTSGGTISAATRATMASTVRYTDWFGSVVGRRPPVRPPLPTFVAAPPLKTTEKSSPWDHYVTLDPVYEAPHVVPVQLYTNVCVCPNQMINTRGRKKKKCKRCGRKVASVRHATTGVAAKVRPAIPANMYQPSPPQLPPVAPQHTWGWQVLEERVYERYEVQTRPNAYSPAHPLSDEESPPPTPETVRSMKSAKSSDSSATITRDTPEPKRTAPPPPSLPRALPSTSVTPSISAKENSSTSDTGDKRSSILLENPTAYQLISHYGQTGTRTGSDTDELSDNALEVSYDSWDTDSSPAATTGPVQKGQVNVITIGDAQPQSVSMMLSPKIENITDLRNKVRIPVHTNSNKTAYSPNDQSSNYKELLSNYTNKFPLIKYHSSSSSENSPRTSSDSRSAPSNTKSCSKSADSDNERSSLNSKSIALNGKCTSANDRIGSSNNKTSVSKNRKISSNKNSLTSGKNTGLNENMYNGGNSSLTNKILASSVKLPMLDGQNNPAMNGISSGSRLEVKKLHETSELQYGGSTVRIAGQRMLVLTPGCPQTHSQSGFSSEDENEASVEDDTSDHPSDYPMSSPTTTRGSDTDTLLEEDDLPLDFSNPTYNTSSSHHEHSSHNFDSSEPLLDSSNTQCEPWTPARNTILEEEEIKDEWLIGTNHKGDMLDDDDESALLGDEDEKDDPSVSSSSTNSPLRQKGIHTTLSELLKVKSILKKPPSVDTSSETDSDFYLPTFSEFKQNQRKKKQVQFRSSHDVTVIEDAGESKGRKVSSKSPRREREKVKEKQKNDYNLISDLQDVYARNNNSKVFKSNMEDECSDAKFSHEQALTGECDEKVTVSEDCSHRIKEDLGEVGRQEHVEDGEPCSSSEQSVVTEQNAKILCSVDQKRNEDSCRGDECEGSSLHRSLSDHQTSDVSTTNSHDTLNFDFNSYNKLPVASFNISSPSVITPTRQAPPPPRSRTLSPTRPNVPPPPPPTSRPVSLSVAPPKISPPQRPLPSPPPLPLNPPPESPSPSPPPPIPTSSLPVLEERHHVAVINHSSDDLPSPQSPTFSSFKANTFTVNPPKKNSPSLALPATTSDMPCSTECLREVLSPLGCVPVFGADEETRTATIRGRGAAHARPSIVNAFTTRASANTSSSSSPPVAPRRRNRNRSLSPETNESTTGNSTRILSGRVHRASFLNGMARDENPYEQITDHIYEELFSHSPSRTSTFTGHNNPALGSSPHKSPSPGKSMFEGASKYEILEYLQDARRRVANTVDEEEEDVTLQGMEDGSLDAEVDLEDEEEDQLGVDPSEDHFTVLTSRNRGNRSSNMSSNSDSSENSGLLRSDKERLTTGEIERTDSGVGSETSKPTVVVRRGQRGAGGAMATRDGDVPLCDDCDAPVDTHITNSGVVYAPLVCRRCSRRRQERKEILTEIMETEIKYGRDLRVMVDEFYRPILVAGLLSHDQLRGIFLNVEELVEHNRGFSLQLRDALEIALDQGDEDLLTVNVAKLFLHAAPMLHAFENYCVRQGSASILLQTLEKERELLRIFLKVSQMENTLLRRMNLHSFLMVPVQRVTKYPLLLARLYKTTPPTHPSREDCRRAKEKIELHLQHMNNETKEISPTKLWRRISMSVGSGTPLKRSPQPHDFSTNLKLRKLGLEVLEWSEEEARVVREGRLFCLAPDSNNWTRRGRSLKMASVHVILITLGSPTSVFEEAVPEDGLVTPRNLGIKDAAILAFKDHKVSKTALIRHEPWLLSRCVVAWESEGETECFEMTDLNSKDTYIFKGSDSTSTEAWFRYIQFHALSVGMWKRRRPALANIMINGMNRS, encoded by the exons ATGGAGTCCACACGTGTCTACTACGAGCACCCCGCCGCCCACGCCAACCTGCCGCCCAGG GACTATGGGGGCAGCGTGACCCCGGCCAAAGCCAGACGCTCCTGGAGTGATGTGCTCAAGTTCCGCTCTCACACCAAGGACCGTCACCTGACGCAGGTGACTGGCAATGCTCCTCCCTCcaccatgccaccaccaccaccgccctctcACAGCTATATGGCCGAGTACAGGCAAAAGTATGGAGCCTACAATGGAACAGTGGGTCGCTCCTCCTACCAAGCCATGACCGTGGTGAAGAGCATTTCTCCGCCACAAATCCCACCATCTGCCAGCCTCCAGAAAGGTTACCCCAGTCACGGTTACCCTACTAATGGTTATGCCAAGCATGTGACTTCAGGTGGCACAATCTCTGCTGCCACTAGGGCCACTATGGCCTCCACGGTGCGCTACACAGATTGGTTTGGTTCTGTGGTGGGTCGGCGCCCCCCAGTGCGGCCCCCACTGCCTACCTTTGTTGCCGCACCACCTCTGAAAACCACAGAGAAAAGCAGTCCTTGGGACCACTACGTGACGCTGGACCCTGTATATGAGGCGCCACATGTTGTGCCAGTTCAGCTATACACTAACGTATGCGTTTGTCCTAACCAGATGATCAACACCAGAGGACGAAAGAAGAAAAAATGTAAAAGATGTGGCAGGAAAGTTGCAAGCGTGCGACATGCCACCACTGGCGTAGCAGCAAAGGTGCGGCCAGCAATCCCAGCTAACATGTACCAACCTTCCCCTCCACAACTCCCGCCAGTGGCTCCTCAGCACACCTGGGGATGGCAGGTGCTGGAAGAGAGGGTCTATGAGCGGTATGAGGTACAAACTCGACCAAATGCCTACTCACCTGCTCATCCACTCAGTGATGAAGAGTCACCACCGCCAACGCCTGAAACAGTTCGTAGTATGAAAAGCGCAAAAAGTAGCGACAGCTCTGCAACCATTACTCGTGACACACCAGAGCCCAAAAggactgcccctcctcctccctccctccctcgtgcCCTCCCTTCTACTTCAGTCACACCTTCCATTAGTGCCAAAGAAAATTCTTCAACAAGTGACACGGGCGATAAACGCAGCTCCATATTGTTAGAAAATCCAACGGCTTACCAGCTGATTTCTCACTATGGCCAAACAGGAACACGCACAGGTTCAGACACTGACGAGCTTAGCGACAATGCCCTGGAAGTATCTTATGATAGCTGGGATACAGATTCTTCTCCAGCAGCAACCACAGGCCCTGTCCAGAAAGGGCAGGTTAATGTGATAACTATTGGTGATGCCCAGCCTCAGTCTGTTTCCATGATGCTGTCTCCCAAGATAGAAAATATCACTGACCTAAGAAATAAAGTCAGAATACCTGTACATACAAATTCTAATAAAACTGCCTATAGTCCGAATGATCAGTCTTCCAACTATAAGGAATTATTATCTAATTACACAAATAAGTTTCCATTAATAAAATATCACAGTTCATCAAGTAGTGAAAATTCACCACGAACTTCCTCTGACAGTAGGAGTGCACCGTCCAACACTAAGAGTTGCAGCAAGAGTGCGGACTCCGATAATGAACGTTCTTCACTTAATAGCAAGAGTATTGCACTGAATGGTAAATGTACCTCAGCCAATGATAGAATTGGCTCATCTAACAATAAAACTAGTGTCTCCAAAAATAGAAAGATTTCCAGTAACAAGAACTCATTGACTAGCGGTAAGAATACAGGATTGAATGAAAACATGTATAATGGGGGCAACAGTAGCTTGACCAACAAGATTTTAGCCTCCAGTGTAAAATTGCCTATGTTAGATGGCCAGAATAACCCTGCAATGAACGGCATCAGCAGTGGTTCCAGACTGGAGGTGAAGAAGTTGCATGAGACGAGTGAGTTACAATATGGAGGCAGCACTGTCCGCATTGCTGGCCAGCGCATGCTCGTCCTTACTCCTGGCTGCCCACAGACACACTCCCAGTCTGGATTTTCTAGTGAAGATGAAAATGAAGCGAGTGTTGAGGATGATACTAGTGATCATCCCAGTGATTATCCCATGTCCTCGCCAACTACTACTCGAGGTTCAGATACTGATACATTACTCGAGGAAGATGATTTACCACTTGATTTTTCAAATCCAACATATAACACTTCTAGTTCACATCATGAGCATTCTAGTCATAATTTTGACTCATCAGAGCCTCTACTTGATTCTTCTAATACGCAATGTGAACCTTGGACGCCAGCAAGAAATACCATCTTAGAGGAAGAAGAGATTAAAGATGAATGGCTGATTGGAACTAATCACAAAGGCGATAtgcttgatgatgatgatgaatcgGCTTTACTTGGAGATGAAGATGAAAAAGATGACCCAAGTGTGAGTTCTTCATCAACCAACTCACCACTACGCCAGAAGGGCATTCATACCACACTCTCAGAACTCTTGAAAGTCAAGTCTATTTTGAAAAAACCACCTTCAGTCGACACTAGTTCAGAAACCGACTCAGATTTTTATTTGCCAACATTTTCCGAGTTCAAACAAAATCAAAGGAAGAAGAAGCAAGTGCAGTTTAGATCGTCACATGATGTAACGGTGATAGAGGATGCTGGAGAGTCCAAGGGCCGCAAGGTATCATCAAAATCTCCCAGGAGAGAGCGGGAGAAAGTGAAAGAAAAGCAGAAAAATGATTATAACTTGATATCAGATTTGCAAGATGTGTACGCAAGAAATAACAATTCTAAAGTGTTCAAGAGCAATATGGAGGATGAATGTAGTGATGCAAAATTTAGCCATGAACAAGCTTTGACTGGTGAGTGTGATGAAAAAGTGACAGTTTCTGAGGATTGCAGCCACCGTATCAAAGAGGATCTGGGAGAAGTGGGACGACAAGAGCACGTGGAGGACGGAGAACCATGCTCAAGTAGTGAACAAAGTGTTGTCACTGAACAAAATGCAAAAATATTGTGCAGTGTGGACCAGAAGAGAAATGAAGACTCATGCAGAG GTGATGAATGTGAAGGGTCTAGCCTCCATCGTAGTCTGAGTGACCATCAGACCTCGGATGTGAGCACAACAAATTCCCACGATacattaaattttgattttaattcATATAACAAGCTACCTGTTGCAAGCTTCAATATATCTTCTCCATCTGTCATTACACCAACCCGAcaagctccaccaccacccagaagtCGTACTCTCAGTCCCACAAGGCCaaatgttccaccaccaccaccacctacctcaaGACCTGTATCTCTGAGTGTAGCACCTCCTAAAATTTCACCACCTCAGCGACCACTGCCATCTCCTCCTCCTTTACCACTCAATCCTCCCCCAGAGTCACCGTCACCGTCACCTCCTCCTCCAATACCAACATCATCTCTGCCAGTCCTGGAAGAAAGACATCATGTGGCTGTTATAAATCATAGTTCTGATGATTTACCCTCACCTCAGAGTCCAACCTTCAGCAGCTTCAAGGCAAACACATTTACTGTAAACCCACCCAAAAAGAACAGTCCCTCTCTGGCTCTTCCTGCAACGACCTCAGACATGCCATGCTCAACAGAATGCCTTCGGGAAGTGTTATCACCATTAGGATGTGTTCCTGTATTTGGTGCTGATGAGGAGACTCGCACAGCAACAATACGTGGACGAGGTGCTGCCCATGCCAGACCATCCATTGTGAATGCCTTTACAACCAGGGCCTCTGCCAatacttcatcatcatcatctcctcCTGTAGCTCCAAGGAGACGGAATAGAAACCGTTCTTTAAGTCCAGAGACAAATGAAAGTACGACAGGAAATAGCACACGTATATTAAGTGGACGAGTGCACCGAGCTTCCTTTCTAAATGGTATGGCCAGAGATGAAAACCCCTATGAACAGATCACTGATCATATTTATGAGGAGCTCTTCTCTCATTCTCCATCTCGCACATCCACATTTACTGGCCACAACAATCCAGCTCTCGGCAGTTCACCGCATAAATCACCTTCTCCAGGAAAGTCCATGTTTGAAGGTGCATCTAAATATGAAATCCTGGAATATCTGCAGGATGCCCGGCGTAGGGTAGCCAACACTGtagatgaggaagaggaggatgttaCATTACAG GGTATGGAGGATGGTTCACTGGATGCTGAAGTAGATCTCGAGGATGAAGAGGAGGATCAGTTAGGGGTTGACCCATCTGAGGATCACTTCACTGTTCTCACCTCAAGAAACAGAGGAAATAGATCATCCAACATGAGCTCAAATTCTGATTCATCGGAAAACAGTGGACTTCTGAGGTCAGATAAG GAACGGCTGACAACAGGTGAGATTGAAAGAACTGACTCTGGCGTGGGATCAGAAACCAGCAAACCTACTGTGGTAGTTCGTCGAGGTCAACGAGGAGCAGGCGGAGCCATGGCCACCAGGGATGGTGATGTTCCTCTTTGTGATGACTGTGATGCTCCTGTTGACACTCATATCACCAACAG TGGAGTGGTATATGCACCACTGGTTTGCCGTCGCTGCTCACGCCGACGCCAGGAAAGAAAGGAGATTCTCACAGAGATTATGGAAACAGAGATCAAATATGGCCGAGACTTGCGTGTCATGGTGGATGAGTTTTACAG ACCTATCTTAGTTGCTGGTCTTCTCAGTCATGATCAGCTCAGAggaatatttttaaatgttgaggAGCTGGTGGAGCACAACCGGGGCTTCTCTTTACAACTGAGGGATGCTTTAGAGATAGCGCTAGATCAGGGGGATGAAGATCTTCTGACGGTCAATGTGGCTAAACTCTTCCTTCATGCAGCTCCAATGCTTCATGCCTTTGAAAATTATTGTGTGAGACAG GGTTCAGCCTCAATATTACTACAGACACTTGAGAAGGAGAGGGAGCTGCTGAGAATATTCCTCAAGGTATCCCAAATGGAGAACACATTACTGCGGCGAATGAATCTTCATTCTTTTTTAATG GTTCCTGTTCAGCGTGTAACTAAATACCCATTATTGCTGGCAAGACTGTATAAAACCACTCCTCCAACTCATCCTTCCCGAGAGGATTGCCGGCGTGCCAAAGAGAAGATTGAATTACATTTACAGCATATGAATAAT GAAACAAAGGAGATAAGCCCAACAAAATTATGGCGTAGAATTTCTATGAGCGTGGGTAGTGGTACTCCTCTTAAACGTTCACCACAACCACATGATTTTTCTACCAATCTCAAGCTCAGGAAG TTGGGACTGGAAGTCTTAGAGTGGAGTGAAGAGGAGGCAAGAGTAGTTAGAGAAGGACGTCTGTTCTGTCTGGCACCAGATTCAAACAACTGGACGCGAAGAGGTCGCTCCCTGAAGATGGCATCAGTTCATGTCATACTGATTACTCTTGGTTCA CCCACATCAGTGTTTGAAGAAGCAGTTCCAGAGGATGGTCTTGTGACACCGCGAAATTTGGGTATAAAAGATGCAGCAATACTTGCTTTCAAGGATCACAAAGTTTCCAAAACAGCTTTGATACGA CACGAGCCATGGCTGCTGAGTCGGTGTGTGGTAGCATGGGAGTCTGAGGGAGAGACTGAGTGTTTTGAAATGACGGATCTCAACTCCAAAGATACATACATTTTCAAG GGCAGTGACTCTACAAGTACAGAGGCATGGTTCCGTTACATTCAGTTCCATGCTCTCTCCGTGGGGATGTGGAAGAGAAGACGACCTGCCCTTGCTAATATTATGATCAATGGAATGAATAGGAGCTAG